The DNA segment GGCGGCTGAGATTGCCGCCTTCCAACCCCAACTCGATTACCCCGATCGCTGGGCCGTGGTGGTGCTGATCGTGGCATCACTGGCAGCTTTAGAACAGGGCAGCACGCGCCTGCCGCTCGCCAACCCGGGCGATGGGGTGCTGGCCCGAATGGCCCGGCCGCTGATCGAGGCCGAGGGGCAGGAACCGAGCGAAGCCCAGGCGGAGCTGGAGGCCATCACCGAGCGCATCGAGCGCTTGCTGGTCACCGGTGCGCTGGACACTATCGTGGGTAACAGCGCCGAAGCCTATCGCCCGCTCATCTATTTGCCGCCCTATCTCTACCATCAGCGACTCCTGGCCGCCGAGACCGCCGCGGCCGATTCGATTGCCGTGCGGCTTGCAGGCGCCCCGCTGCTGGGCCCTGCGATGGAGCCGTCGCTGGCGCGGGCGATGGAGGAAGTGATTGCTCGGCCTGCGCTGATGGGCAGCACGCCGATGGCGCTGTCGGCAGAGCAGATCGAGGCGGTTGGCCAGGCTGCGCGCGGCCGCTTGACCCTGATCGAAGGCGGTCCGGGAACTGGCAAAACTTCCATCGTGGTCGCCCTCATGCGGGTGCTGGCGCGGCTAGGAATCGGCACCGACGAGATTGCCTTGGCCGCGCCCACGGGCAAGGCGGCCTTTCGTTTGGGCGAGTCGATTCGTCAGGGGCTGGGGAATTGCGACGGCCCGATCGAACGCGAGCTTGGCCAACGCTGCACGCCGGTCACTATCCATCGCTTGCTGGGCTACTCACCCAGCCGCCATCGTTTCCGCCATCATCGCGCCAATGTGCTGCGAGCCGCCGCGGTAATCATCGACGAAAGTTCGATGCTGGACCTGATGCTGCTGGAGCGGCTGCTAAGCGCCGTGCCTCCCGATGCCCGCCTGATCCTGTTGGGCGACGCCGATCAATTGCCTTCGGTAAGCGCCGGCGCAATCTTCCGCGACTTAGCGGCCGCCGCGCGCCGGGCCGCGCCGACGCACCGTTTCAGCAGCGTCCTGACCCATAGCTACCGGATGGACGAAAACACCGGGCCGGGCCGAGTGATTCTGGCCCTGGCGCAGGCAATCAACCGAGGCGACGCCACGCTCTCCAAGCGCCTGATGGCCCGCCGCCGGCAGGCGGCGCAGCTATGCTTCGAGGGGGTCGAATGGCTGGAAGGTGGCGCCGAGCAGGTCGAGGATTTGCTGCGGCGATGGCAGGCCGAGCAGTTGGCCACCGGCGAAATCCGCCGACTGGCGCAAGTCAGTTATCGGCAGACCGCGCAGGGTTTCGACTCGGCGGCAACGGGCAACCTCGCCCGCCTTTTTCAATTGCTGGCAGCTAGTCGAATCCTCTGTCTGACCCGGGTGTTGGCCACCGGCACAATCGCGATTAACTCCCGCCTGCATCAAGAGCGTCAGGATAGTGCTGGCGGCTCTTGGGAGCCGGAGATGGCCCCGGGGGAACCCGTGATAGTCACTCAGAACGATTATGAACGGATGCTGTTCAACGGCGACCAGGGGGTGGTGGTAAGCGTGCGCGGCGAGGGCG comes from the Candidatus Binataceae bacterium genome and includes:
- the recD gene encoding exodeoxyribonuclease V subunit alpha; this encodes MMDQRYAQLGLSSMLGRQAEASDGAAAAQFAHRMRRAAARAGQLGLEPAAIHLAAEIAAFQPQLDYPDRWAVVVLIVASLAALEQGSTRLPLANPGDGVLARMARPLIEAEGQEPSEAQAELEAITERIERLLVTGALDTIVGNSAEAYRPLIYLPPYLYHQRLLAAETAAADSIAVRLAGAPLLGPAMEPSLARAMEEVIARPALMGSTPMALSAEQIEAVGQAARGRLTLIEGGPGTGKTSIVVALMRVLARLGIGTDEIALAAPTGKAAFRLGESIRQGLGNCDGPIERELGQRCTPVTIHRLLGYSPSRHRFRHHRANVLRAAAVIIDESSMLDLMLLERLLSAVPPDARLILLGDADQLPSVSAGAIFRDLAAAARRAAPTHRFSSVLTHSYRMDENTGPGRVILALAQAINRGDATLSKRLMARRRQAAQLCFEGVEWLEGGAEQVEDLLRRWQAEQLATGEIRRLAQVSYRQTAQGFDSAATGNLARLFQLLAASRILCLTRVLATGTIAINSRLHQERQDSAGGSWEPEMAPGEPVIVTQNDYERMLFNGDQGVVVSVRGEGGETLPMAVFARSSGFVAFHLEALRGRVELCYATTVHKAQGSEFDRVVLILPRQKLPILSREMLYTALSRSRRGVIVVGEEAVLDAALTSPLERFTGLGEALAARLGGINRPSVPAVQ